A single Tachypleus tridentatus isolate NWPU-2018 chromosome 9, ASM421037v1, whole genome shotgun sequence DNA region contains:
- the LOC143225027 gene encoding UDP-glucose 4-epimerase-like — MSERVKRLLLTSSCQYLGSHTAVTLLRAGFEVVAIDSLGFKDTALPECLKRVEEITRKIFTGFYAVNLFEIDELRAIFRKHQFDAVVHFSQLRGVRESILAPLKYYSENVAGLLSLLQVMHEFSVTKMVVASSATVYGDPKYLPIDEDHPVGDCTSPYARTMLMTENILQDITVAEGWNVILLRFFSEVGAHESGRIGDDSKGPPQNLMPFVAQVAAGQRAELQVFGDTFNTKDGTVERDYLHVMDLAEAHIVAVKKLLEPSFKGCRVYNLGTGKPNTVLEVIKAFEKVAGKKIPYKIGNSKPGDVAKLYGDPNRAFTELGWKASRSLLEMCADMWRWQTMNPQGYERKQ; from the exons atgtccgAACGTGTAAAACGCCTTCTTTTAACATCAAGTTGTCAATATTTGGGATCCCATACAGCTGTTACTCTATTGAGAGCTGGATTTGAAGTAGTAGCTATCGATAGCCTAGGCTTCAAAG acaCAGCGTTGCCGGAATGTCTGAAACGAGTAGAAGAAATTACCAGAAAAATATTCACCGGATTTTACGCCGTAAATCTTTTTGAAATAGACGAACTCAGAGCAATATTCCGAAAG CATCAGTTTGATGCGGTGGTTCACTTTTCACAATTGAGGGGAGTCCGTGAATCCATTCTTGCCCCTCTGAAGTATTATTCTGAAAATGTTGctggtctactgtctttactcCAG GTCATGCATGAGTTTAGTGTCACAAAGATGGTTGTTGCTAGCTCTGCTACAGTGTACGGAGATCCGAAATACCTACCTATTGATGAGGATCATCCCGTGGGAGACTGCACCAGTCCATATGCTAGAACCATGTTGATGACTGAGAACATTCTTCAAGATATCACTGTGGCTGag ggATGGAATGTCATACTTTTACGTTTCTTCAGTGAAGTCGGTGCACACGAATCAGGAAGGATTGGAGATGACTCCAAAGGTCCACCTCAGAACCTGATGCCCTTCGTGGCCCAAGTAGCCGCTGGGCAACGTGCTGAATTACAAGTGTTCGGAGATACTTTTAATACAAAGGATGGAACAG TGGAGCGAGACTACCTCCATGTTATGGATCTTGCCGAAGCGCACATAGTAGCAGTGAAGAAATTACTGGAGCCGTCTTTTAAAGGTTGCCGA GTATATAACTTAGGAACAGGAAAGCCTAATACTGTACTGGAGGTTATAAAAGCTTTCGAAAAAGTCGCGGGAAAGAAAATTCCATACAAGATAGGAAACAGCAAGCCGGGTGATGTGGCCAAGTTGTATGGTGATCCGAATCGTGCATTCACTGAGTTAGGATGGAAAGCTAGCCGCTCTCTTCTTGAAATGT GTGCTGACATGTGGCGATGGCAAACTATGAATCCCCAAGGCTATGAAAGGAAACAATGA